From a single Labrus bergylta chromosome 14, fLabBer1.1, whole genome shotgun sequence genomic region:
- the LOC109993214 gene encoding vasodilator-stimulated phosphoprotein isoform X2 encodes MSESNICQVRATVMLYDDTNKRWVPAGSDSPAFSRVQIFHNPVANTYRVVGRKLQADQQVVINCPIIKGMKYNQATPNFHQWRDPKQVWGLNFGSKEDAALFAHSMMQALEALSVQADSAQRGASAQELEQNRRLERQRQEQQEKDSLEEERQASAAKPVPLAAPSAPSAAQLAPPPPPGPPCPPAPAPPPPPPPPPSWSNVPPAPSPPSAQTSGGSSGVGGGGGNNLAAALAGAKLRKTVTGEGGEATQDSKPALASGGGGAGNLMGEMSAILARRKKAADDPAGKKAEHKEDSNCSKSKFSGAGEKQGKAQEHSASTQRPKHFPNNQRDSTSPFFKPPNASVSRIKVSKKGSEGEGSDIDMEQFKQLFFRSYEVPSKSEG; translated from the exons tgagtcaaatATCTGCCAGGTGAGAGCAACAGTAATGCTGTATGACGATACTAACAAGCGCTGGGTGCCAGCAGGATCTGATAGTCCTGCCTTCAGCCGTGTCCAGATCTTTCATAACCCAGTGGCCAACACATACAGAGTGGTGGGCCGAAAACTGCAGGCAGACCAGCAG GTGGTGATCAACTGTCCCATTATCAAAGGGATGAAATATAATCAAGCCACACCCAACTTTCATCAGTGGCGGGATCCCAAGCAGGTGTGGGGGCTGAACTTTGGTAGTAAAGAAGATGCTGCTCTTTTTGCCCATTCCATGATGCAAGCTTTAGAGGCTCTCAGTGTTCAGGCTGACTCAG CTCAGCGTGGAGCTTCTGCACAGGAGCTGGAACAAAACAGAAG ACTAGAGCGTCAAAGGCAGGAACAGCAGGAGAAGGACAGCCTTGAGGAAGAGAGGCAGGCCTCTGCTGCTAAACCAGTCCCACTGGCTGCACCTTCAGCCCCATCAGCTGCCCAACTAGCTCCCCCACCACCTCCAGGACCACCTTGCCCACCTGCACCtgcacctccacctccacctccacctcctccttcatGGAGCAATGTCCCACCAGCACCATCCCCACCCTCTGCTCAAACAAGTGGAGGTAGTTCTGGAGTCGGAGGTGGAGGGGGAAACAATCTGGCTGCAGCTCTTGCAGGAGCTAAACTGCGTAAGACTGTCACG GGTGAAGGAGGAGAAGCAACCCAAGACTCCAAACCAGCATTGGCATCTGGTGGAGGTGGGGCTGGAAATTTAATGGGAGAAATGAGTGCAATTCTGGCCAGGAG AAAGAAAGCTGCTGATGATCCTGcgggaaaaaaagcagaacacaAG GAAGATTCTAACTGCTCAAAATCTAAATTCTCTGGGGCAGGAG aaAAACAGGGAAAGGCTCAGGAACATTCTGCCAGCACTCAAAG GCCCAAACACTTTCCCAACAATCAAAGGGACTCCACATCTCCTTTCTTTAAACCCCCGAACGCTTCAGTGTCCAG gaTCAAGGTGTCCAAAAAAGGCTCCGAAGGTGAAGGAAGTGATATTGATATGGAACAGTTCAAACAG CTCTTCTTCAGGAGCTACGAAGTTCCCAGCAAGAGTGAAGGTTGA
- the LOC109993214 gene encoding vasodilator-stimulated phosphoprotein isoform X4, translated as MSESNICQVRATVMLYDDTNKRWVPAGSDSPAFSRVQIFHNPVANTYRVVGRKLQADQQVVINCPIIKGMKYNQATPNFHQWRDPKQVWGLNFGSKEDAALFAHSMMQALEALSVQADSAQRGASAQELEQNRRLERQRQEQQEKDSLEEERQASAAKPVPLAAPSAPSAAQLAPPPPPGPPCPPAPAPPPPPPPPPSWSNVPPAPSPPSAQTSGGSSGVGGGGGNNLAAALAGAKLRKTVTGEGGEATQDSKPALASGGGGAGNLMGEMSAILARRKKAADDPAGKKAEHKEDSNCSKSKFSGAGEKQGKAQEHSASTQRIKVSKKGSEGEGSDIDMEQFKQLFFRSYEVPSKSEG; from the exons tgagtcaaatATCTGCCAGGTGAGAGCAACAGTAATGCTGTATGACGATACTAACAAGCGCTGGGTGCCAGCAGGATCTGATAGTCCTGCCTTCAGCCGTGTCCAGATCTTTCATAACCCAGTGGCCAACACATACAGAGTGGTGGGCCGAAAACTGCAGGCAGACCAGCAG GTGGTGATCAACTGTCCCATTATCAAAGGGATGAAATATAATCAAGCCACACCCAACTTTCATCAGTGGCGGGATCCCAAGCAGGTGTGGGGGCTGAACTTTGGTAGTAAAGAAGATGCTGCTCTTTTTGCCCATTCCATGATGCAAGCTTTAGAGGCTCTCAGTGTTCAGGCTGACTCAG CTCAGCGTGGAGCTTCTGCACAGGAGCTGGAACAAAACAGAAG ACTAGAGCGTCAAAGGCAGGAACAGCAGGAGAAGGACAGCCTTGAGGAAGAGAGGCAGGCCTCTGCTGCTAAACCAGTCCCACTGGCTGCACCTTCAGCCCCATCAGCTGCCCAACTAGCTCCCCCACCACCTCCAGGACCACCTTGCCCACCTGCACCtgcacctccacctccacctccacctcctccttcatGGAGCAATGTCCCACCAGCACCATCCCCACCCTCTGCTCAAACAAGTGGAGGTAGTTCTGGAGTCGGAGGTGGAGGGGGAAACAATCTGGCTGCAGCTCTTGCAGGAGCTAAACTGCGTAAGACTGTCACG GGTGAAGGAGGAGAAGCAACCCAAGACTCCAAACCAGCATTGGCATCTGGTGGAGGTGGGGCTGGAAATTTAATGGGAGAAATGAGTGCAATTCTGGCCAGGAG AAAGAAAGCTGCTGATGATCCTGcgggaaaaaaagcagaacacaAG GAAGATTCTAACTGCTCAAAATCTAAATTCTCTGGGGCAGGAG aaAAACAGGGAAAGGCTCAGGAACATTCTGCCAGCACTCAAAG gaTCAAGGTGTCCAAAAAAGGCTCCGAAGGTGAAGGAAGTGATATTGATATGGAACAGTTCAAACAG CTCTTCTTCAGGAGCTACGAAGTTCCCAGCAAGAGTGAAGGTTGA
- the LOC109993214 gene encoding vasodilator-stimulated phosphoprotein isoform X1 produces MSESNICQVRATVMLYDDTNKRWVPAGSDSPAFSRVQIFHNPVANTYRVVGRKLQADQQVVINCPIIKGMKYNQATPNFHQWRDPKQVWGLNFGSKEDAALFAHSMMQALEALSVQADSAQRGASAQELEQNRRLERQRQEQQEKDSLEEERQASAAKPVPLAAPSAPSAAQLAPPPPPGPPCPPAPAPPPPPPPPPSWSNVPPAPSPPSAQTSGGSSGVGGGGGNNLAAALAGAKLRKTVTGEGGEATQDSKPALASGGGGAGNLMGEMSAILARRKKAADDPAGKKAEHKEDSNCSKSKFSGAGEKQGKAQEHSASTQRPKHFPNNQRDSTSPFFKPPNASVSRIKVSKKGSEGEGSDIDMEQFKQEIVGEMKRELQKVKDEIIMALLQELRSSQQE; encoded by the exons tgagtcaaatATCTGCCAGGTGAGAGCAACAGTAATGCTGTATGACGATACTAACAAGCGCTGGGTGCCAGCAGGATCTGATAGTCCTGCCTTCAGCCGTGTCCAGATCTTTCATAACCCAGTGGCCAACACATACAGAGTGGTGGGCCGAAAACTGCAGGCAGACCAGCAG GTGGTGATCAACTGTCCCATTATCAAAGGGATGAAATATAATCAAGCCACACCCAACTTTCATCAGTGGCGGGATCCCAAGCAGGTGTGGGGGCTGAACTTTGGTAGTAAAGAAGATGCTGCTCTTTTTGCCCATTCCATGATGCAAGCTTTAGAGGCTCTCAGTGTTCAGGCTGACTCAG CTCAGCGTGGAGCTTCTGCACAGGAGCTGGAACAAAACAGAAG ACTAGAGCGTCAAAGGCAGGAACAGCAGGAGAAGGACAGCCTTGAGGAAGAGAGGCAGGCCTCTGCTGCTAAACCAGTCCCACTGGCTGCACCTTCAGCCCCATCAGCTGCCCAACTAGCTCCCCCACCACCTCCAGGACCACCTTGCCCACCTGCACCtgcacctccacctccacctccacctcctccttcatGGAGCAATGTCCCACCAGCACCATCCCCACCCTCTGCTCAAACAAGTGGAGGTAGTTCTGGAGTCGGAGGTGGAGGGGGAAACAATCTGGCTGCAGCTCTTGCAGGAGCTAAACTGCGTAAGACTGTCACG GGTGAAGGAGGAGAAGCAACCCAAGACTCCAAACCAGCATTGGCATCTGGTGGAGGTGGGGCTGGAAATTTAATGGGAGAAATGAGTGCAATTCTGGCCAGGAG AAAGAAAGCTGCTGATGATCCTGcgggaaaaaaagcagaacacaAG GAAGATTCTAACTGCTCAAAATCTAAATTCTCTGGGGCAGGAG aaAAACAGGGAAAGGCTCAGGAACATTCTGCCAGCACTCAAAG GCCCAAACACTTTCCCAACAATCAAAGGGACTCCACATCTCCTTTCTTTAAACCCCCGAACGCTTCAGTGTCCAG gaTCAAGGTGTCCAAAAAAGGCTCCGAAGGTGAAGGAAGTGATATTGATATGGAACAGTTCAAACAG GAAATTGTGGGAGAAATGAAAAGGGAACTTCAAAAAGTGAAGGATGAGATTATTATGG CTCTTCTTCAGGAGCTACGAAGTTCCCAGCAAGAGTGA
- the LOC109993214 gene encoding vasodilator-stimulated phosphoprotein isoform X3, with the protein MSESNICQVRATVMLYDDTNKRWVPAGSDSPAFSRVQIFHNPVANTYRVVGRKLQADQQVVINCPIIKGMKYNQATPNFHQWRDPKQVWGLNFGSKEDAALFAHSMMQALEALSVQADSAQRGASAQELEQNRRLERQRQEQQEKDSLEEERQASAAKPVPLAAPSAPSAAQLAPPPPPGPPCPPAPAPPPPPPPPPSWSNVPPAPSPPSAQTSGGSSGVGGGGGNNLAAALAGAKLRKTVTGEGGEATQDSKPALASGGGGAGNLMGEMSAILARRKKAADDPAGKKAEHKEDSNCSKSKFSGAGEKQGKAQEHSASTQRIKVSKKGSEGEGSDIDMEQFKQEIVGEMKRELQKVKDEIIMALLQELRSSQQE; encoded by the exons tgagtcaaatATCTGCCAGGTGAGAGCAACAGTAATGCTGTATGACGATACTAACAAGCGCTGGGTGCCAGCAGGATCTGATAGTCCTGCCTTCAGCCGTGTCCAGATCTTTCATAACCCAGTGGCCAACACATACAGAGTGGTGGGCCGAAAACTGCAGGCAGACCAGCAG GTGGTGATCAACTGTCCCATTATCAAAGGGATGAAATATAATCAAGCCACACCCAACTTTCATCAGTGGCGGGATCCCAAGCAGGTGTGGGGGCTGAACTTTGGTAGTAAAGAAGATGCTGCTCTTTTTGCCCATTCCATGATGCAAGCTTTAGAGGCTCTCAGTGTTCAGGCTGACTCAG CTCAGCGTGGAGCTTCTGCACAGGAGCTGGAACAAAACAGAAG ACTAGAGCGTCAAAGGCAGGAACAGCAGGAGAAGGACAGCCTTGAGGAAGAGAGGCAGGCCTCTGCTGCTAAACCAGTCCCACTGGCTGCACCTTCAGCCCCATCAGCTGCCCAACTAGCTCCCCCACCACCTCCAGGACCACCTTGCCCACCTGCACCtgcacctccacctccacctccacctcctccttcatGGAGCAATGTCCCACCAGCACCATCCCCACCCTCTGCTCAAACAAGTGGAGGTAGTTCTGGAGTCGGAGGTGGAGGGGGAAACAATCTGGCTGCAGCTCTTGCAGGAGCTAAACTGCGTAAGACTGTCACG GGTGAAGGAGGAGAAGCAACCCAAGACTCCAAACCAGCATTGGCATCTGGTGGAGGTGGGGCTGGAAATTTAATGGGAGAAATGAGTGCAATTCTGGCCAGGAG AAAGAAAGCTGCTGATGATCCTGcgggaaaaaaagcagaacacaAG GAAGATTCTAACTGCTCAAAATCTAAATTCTCTGGGGCAGGAG aaAAACAGGGAAAGGCTCAGGAACATTCTGCCAGCACTCAAAG gaTCAAGGTGTCCAAAAAAGGCTCCGAAGGTGAAGGAAGTGATATTGATATGGAACAGTTCAAACAG GAAATTGTGGGAGAAATGAAAAGGGAACTTCAAAAAGTGAAGGATGAGATTATTATGG CTCTTCTTCAGGAGCTACGAAGTTCCCAGCAAGAGTGA